The following coding sequences lie in one Verrucomicrobiota bacterium genomic window:
- a CDS encoding TRAP transporter small permease, which translates to MKNILGRLFWNLDTFLSCVALVVVILSVSYGVLMRYLFGDPPVWTNELAAIAFTWLVFLGASVAFRKKMHIGIDLLVNHLSRQVRWMVGLTAHFILLVFLGYMVVYGVIFSIESFAQPTSIMRLPNTCFYSAVPVSFALMLMHQFTILRGHVRIRLGEH; encoded by the coding sequence ATGAAGAATATTCTTGGGAGATTATTTTGGAATCTTGATACCTTCCTGAGCTGCGTTGCTTTGGTCGTAGTTATTCTGAGCGTCAGCTATGGTGTGCTGATGCGTTATCTGTTTGGTGATCCGCCAGTCTGGACCAATGAGTTGGCAGCGATCGCTTTTACCTGGCTGGTGTTTCTTGGTGCCAGCGTGGCGTTCAGAAAGAAGATGCATATTGGAATTGATTTGTTGGTGAATCATTTATCACGACAGGTTCGATGGATGGTTGGTTTAACGGCCCATTTTATACTGTTGGTGTTTTTGGGATACATGGTGGTGTACGGAGTCATTTTCTCAATTGAGTCTTTTGCGCAACCAACCTCCATTATGAGGCTTCCGAACACCTGTTTCTACTCCGCGGTGCCCGTAAGTTTTGCCCTGATGTTGATGCATCAGTTTACCATCCTCAGGGGTCATGTCCGAATCCGATTGGGGGAGCATTGA
- a CDS encoding C4-dicarboxylate TRAP transporter substrate-binding protein: MDSNFFQISIRVLLACFVLATSALRAEKFTLKLGHVQSSDEPIHESFLHFASRVEERSQGRVVVHVYEASALGTNKEVYELARLGASVIANVDSGYLSDYLPEIGVLAGPYLLKNTKDYDKVTKSEWFREQMDDLYEKGFKVIALNGYFGARHIISSKPIRNLDDFSGLQIRIPPNTIWVKTFQSLGANPTTLAWAEVYSGLAQGVVDAAEAPLGSLIGSRLYEHQKVLSTTGHFKPFVGMVLGRRYWETLPIDVQELLMEEGEAWGEFLTDLSVSSEEKQLDFLRSKGVQIVEDIDYPSLHQATETVYLTNPDWSPGLHDQIQEILNR; the protein is encoded by the coding sequence ATGGACTCTAACTTTTTTCAAATATCTATTCGTGTATTGCTGGCATGCTTTGTTTTAGCGACTTCCGCTCTGCGGGCTGAGAAATTCACCTTGAAGCTGGGGCATGTTCAATCCTCGGATGAACCCATTCACGAATCGTTTCTTCATTTTGCGAGCCGGGTGGAGGAGAGAAGTCAGGGGAGGGTGGTCGTTCATGTCTACGAAGCTTCGGCGTTGGGTACCAATAAGGAAGTGTATGAGCTGGCCAGACTGGGAGCCTCGGTAATCGCCAACGTTGATTCGGGTTATCTCTCGGACTACCTGCCGGAAATTGGAGTATTGGCGGGCCCCTATCTTTTGAAGAATACCAAGGATTACGATAAGGTGACGAAGTCCGAATGGTTCCGGGAGCAGATGGATGACTTGTATGAGAAAGGATTCAAGGTCATTGCCTTAAATGGTTATTTTGGAGCCCGGCATATTATTTCCAGTAAACCCATACGAAATCTGGATGATTTTTCGGGTCTGCAAATTCGAATTCCTCCTAACACGATCTGGGTAAAGACTTTTCAATCCTTGGGAGCAAATCCGACCACCTTGGCCTGGGCTGAAGTGTATAGTGGCCTGGCGCAGGGTGTTGTTGATGCTGCGGAAGCACCCCTGGGTTCCCTTATCGGATCCAGGCTTTATGAACATCAGAAAGTCCTGTCCACAACCGGGCACTTTAAGCCTTTTGTCGGGATGGTACTGGGTCGCAGATACTGGGAGACGCTTCCGATTGATGTGCAGGAGCTTTTGATGGAAGAAGGGGAGGCATGGGGTGAGTTTTTGACTGACTTGTCTGTTTCTTCTGAGGAAAAACAGCTGGATTTTCTCCGGTCAAAAGGTGTCCAGATTGTGGAAGACATTGACTATCCTTCCCTACACCAGGCAACGGAAACGGTGTATCTGACGAATCCCGATTGGAGTCCGGGGCTCCACGATCAAATTCAAGAGATTCTGAACCGATGA
- a CDS encoding phytanoyl-CoA dioxygenase family protein — translation MPPTLTPQQVSSYERDGILFPIDVLSPAEVSRMANGLSEIEQRMGGKPKTVDFHQLFLNFRWAYDLVTHPKVLDAVESILGPDVLLWATSVFAKRPHDPGFISWHQDATYWGLDSGNVVTAWIALTESSMDNGCMRVAAGSHKMTIQPHRDTYAENNLLSRGQEIAVEVSDDEATDVILAPGQMSLHHVNIVHGSLPNSSEKKRIGFVARYMTPSVKHNDYHQPVILVRGQDTYGHFNLMQGPPDSDDLDVAVEAQLRTAHEHAAGTRKNTGAYEQPEK, via the coding sequence ATGCCCCCAACTCTCACTCCACAACAAGTTAGCTCTTACGAACGCGACGGTATCCTCTTTCCCATCGATGTACTTTCTCCAGCCGAAGTTTCCAGGATGGCAAACGGACTCAGTGAAATAGAACAGCGCATGGGAGGTAAGCCCAAAACCGTAGACTTTCACCAGCTGTTCCTGAACTTCCGCTGGGCCTACGACCTGGTGACTCATCCCAAGGTGCTGGACGCAGTGGAATCTATTCTGGGACCTGATGTATTGTTGTGGGCGACCAGTGTATTTGCCAAACGACCACACGATCCCGGATTCATTTCCTGGCACCAGGACGCTACCTATTGGGGCCTCGATTCAGGAAACGTAGTCACCGCCTGGATCGCCCTGACCGAAAGCTCAATGGACAACGGCTGCATGCGCGTTGCAGCGGGATCTCATAAGATGACCATCCAGCCTCACCGCGACACCTATGCCGAAAACAACCTACTCAGTCGTGGGCAGGAAATTGCCGTCGAAGTATCGGACGACGAGGCCACCGATGTGATTTTGGCTCCCGGTCAAATGTCGCTTCACCACGTCAACATTGTGCACGGGTCACTGCCGAATTCCAGCGAGAAGAAACGCATCGGTTTTGTAGCACGCTACATGACACCTTCGGTGAAGCACAACGATTACCACCAACCTGTCATTCTTGTTCGCGGGCAAGATACGTATGGGCATTTTAATCTTATGCAGGGTCCTCCAGATTCAGACGATCTGGACGTCGCAGTTGAGGCCCAGCTTCGAACTGCCCACGAACACGCTGCTGGAACGCGTAAAAATACGGGTGCTTACGAGCAGCCTGAGAAGTAA